In one window of candidate division KSB1 bacterium DNA:
- a CDS encoding right-handed parallel beta-helix repeat-containing protein, translated as MNAKLLAICAIFFSVLIVGKTLFAASIIAKPGDNLSAKLAALQPGDTLLLRGGNYNEGLSLPRSGSPGKLMTIRAYAGEKPVISTSGTVLNLNKDYWLIEGLTFDHQNAESDAVPVSGSHNVIRRCEFRNGRRDCFDGDGGSRNNIIENCTIHDFVWKPGSDAHGIVLNPGARGWIIRNNVIYNCGGDGVQLYADDKTEIAQYAKNITIAGNIFYTTLGGNSENALDFKGVDSCLVEANQMYGFANKAWVTQKGCRNITGRFNIIHDSQRGMEFRGEGGKTQANIRLYKNILYNLQAYYAIKFDGVANVEIANNTIANVNATCLRVEGLGVQGGYFRNNLIYQTEAPSLSGPFNAQADHNGWFKTAAKNLSGFGDRAGDDPRFTNAAAFDFTLRADSPVIDAGVNVGLSFKGAAPDLGAHEFGDLPLPVEDERRGAALPDEFDLEQNFPNPFSLSGASSLATRIEFGVGASTALRLEILNILGQHVRTLFEGVVSAGRHAVVWDGRDNFGVMVASGVYVYRLAGISQTATGRSTASTERPLKATARLLFFQR; from the coding sequence ATGAATGCCAAGCTTCTCGCTATCTGCGCAATCTTCTTCAGCGTGTTGATCGTTGGGAAAACCCTTTTTGCCGCGTCGATTATTGCGAAGCCGGGCGATAATCTCAGCGCCAAGCTCGCCGCGTTGCAACCAGGCGACACGCTGCTCTTGCGAGGCGGCAACTATAACGAGGGCCTTTCATTGCCGCGCAGCGGCAGCCCCGGCAAGCTGATGACCATCCGCGCCTACGCCGGCGAGAAACCGGTTATTTCCACCAGTGGCACGGTGTTGAATTTGAACAAAGATTATTGGCTCATCGAAGGGCTCACGTTCGACCATCAAAACGCCGAAAGCGACGCGGTGCCAGTCAGCGGCAGCCACAACGTCATCCGCCGCTGCGAGTTCCGCAACGGCCGGCGGGATTGTTTTGACGGCGACGGCGGCAGCCGCAACAACATCATTGAGAATTGCACGATTCATGATTTTGTCTGGAAACCCGGCTCTGATGCGCATGGCATTGTGCTCAATCCGGGCGCGCGCGGCTGGATCATTCGCAACAACGTCATTTATAATTGCGGCGGCGACGGCGTTCAGCTTTATGCCGATGACAAAACCGAGATCGCGCAGTACGCGAAGAATATCACCATCGCCGGAAATATTTTTTACACCACACTCGGCGGCAACAGCGAGAATGCGCTGGATTTCAAAGGCGTTGATAGCTGTCTCGTCGAAGCCAATCAAATGTACGGCTTTGCGAATAAAGCCTGGGTCACGCAGAAAGGCTGCCGCAACATCACCGGCCGGTTCAATATCATTCACGACAGCCAGCGCGGAATGGAGTTTCGCGGCGAAGGCGGCAAAACCCAGGCGAATATTCGTTTGTACAAAAATATTTTGTACAACCTCCAGGCCTATTATGCGATCAAATTTGACGGCGTGGCGAATGTGGAGATCGCCAACAACACGATTGCAAATGTCAATGCCACCTGTTTGCGGGTCGAAGGGCTGGGCGTGCAAGGCGGATATTTTCGCAACAATTTGATTTATCAAACCGAGGCGCCGAGCCTCAGCGGCCCTTTCAACGCCCAGGCCGATCACAACGGCTGGTTCAAAACCGCGGCCAAAAATCTCAGCGGCTTCGGAGACCGCGCCGGCGATGACCCGCGTTTCACCAACGCCGCGGCATTTGATTTTACGTTGCGCGCCGACAGCCCGGTGATTGATGCCGGGGTGAATGTTGGTTTGAGCTTCAAGGGCGCCGCGCCCGATCTGGGTGCGCATGAATTTGGCGACCTGCCTTTGCCGGTTGAAGACGAGAGGCGGGGCGCAGCGCTGCCGGATGAATTTGATTTGGAGCAGAATTTCCCCAATCCTTTTTCACTCTCTGGCGCAAGCAGCCTCGCCACCCGAATCGAATTCGGCGTTGGCGCCAGCACCGCCTTGCGCTTGGAGATTTTGAATATACTCGGACAGCATGTTCGCACGCTGTTTGAAGGTGTAGTATCGGCCGGGCGGCACGCGGTGGTTTGGGATGGGCGTGACAACTTTGGTGTGATGGTAGCCTCGGGTGTCTATGTATATCGCCTTGCAGGGATATCGCAGACCGCAACGGGACGATCAACGGCATCAACTGAGCGTCCGCTCAAGGCAACCGCCCGGCTCCTTTTTTTTCAACGCTAA